The Spirochaeta isovalerica genome includes the window ATGGATTATGTTTAAACTGTTTCCGGGTTACAAAGTCGCAATAATGTTGCCAGTCCTGCGGAACGAAAAAAACATCGTATATTCGCAGAACGTTAGATGCAATGGCTCAGGAATATATTTGTTATGACTAAAACAGAAATTACATACAATCTTCCTCAAAAAGTTGGTGATTATTACATAAGAGAAGCCAATTCTATCGATCATTGCATAAGAGCTAATTGGCCTGATTATCCAGATGAATATGTTTTATTCAATTCTTCTTCAAGATTCTTAAAATTCGAAGAACAGATTAATAAGTTTCGTGACAAAATTACCGATAACAATATCATTTTATCTGTTTTAAGCAGCAATGGTATACTTGTAGGTCATTTCTCAATTTTACAAATTGATTGGAAAGAAAAAAAAATTGGGAATATGGGCATCAGAATTCATCCAAATTACTGTAATAAGGGTGTTGGTTCTCTTATATTGGAATGGATTAGCAATTTTTTCCATTCTCATGGTTTTCTGCAAATAAAATTGGATGTCTTGTCATCCAATAAAAGAGCTATTCGATGTTATGAAAAAGTCGGTTTTAGAAGTATAGAGAATGTAATTGAGAAATCAGAATCCTTTACTATAATGCAGAAAATATTGTAACCACCTGAGCCAAAGCATCT containing:
- a CDS encoding GNAT family N-acetyltransferase → MTKTEITYNLPQKVGDYYIREANSIDHCIRANWPDYPDEYVLFNSSSRFLKFEEQINKFRDKITDNNIILSVLSSNGILVGHFSILQIDWKEKKIGNMGIRIHPNYCNKGVGSLILEWISNFFHSHGFLQIKLDVLSSNKRAIRCYEKVGFRSIENVIEKSESFTIMQKIL